The sequence AAGATACTGATTTCATAATGAGAACCAATGGGTAGTTCAAACTGGAAGTTTGTTCCGTTGACGCAAGGGTTGGGAACCGGTGATATCTTCTGAACGGTGGTAGTTTTCGAAGATTCCTCTTTTATTCCTATGAGGTCAAGAACCTTTACGATTCCACCCTGCCATACTTCTTTAGTGGAATCAGAGGCAAGAGTCGGATTTTGAATGAACGTCACGATTTCGCACATACTGTCATCCCACCCTGATTGAATGGTAAAGCTCTGAGTCACCGTGACTGAGTCTCCCGGTGCGATGCTGACACTCTGGCCGTTTTGATTCGGTATATAATCACGAGCCACATGGTTATGCCAGTAATCGCCGTTCGGAGCTGCATAATACAGACTATCTTCAGTGATGACGAAGAGGACTCTTCCGTTCAACGTCGCTGTCGAATCGTTGCGGAACTGGGCGTTTATTGTACCGGTTCCTGTTCCCGGATCATAATCGCCCCACATCGTGACAGTAACCGGTGATGGTTGACTCATCCGACTGGTGATTTTTGATTCCCATGTCGAGTAAGTGTAACTGCCGTGGGGGTCGCCGTCGTACCAGAGCCAGGGGGTCGCATAGTACCACGAGCCATTATAATAATATGGAGGAGGATAGGTGTACATACGCTGCACTGCCTCGGCACAATACAGGGGATAGCTTGAAGAGATATGCATTTCAATGGCAGCGACTCTTCCAGGATAGTTTATTGCGATATTAGCCAGTGTCCCACTGGCGGGATTGCATGAACTTCAACCTTCCTGATAGAGTTCTTCACAGACCACGACACGCTCTGCAGCGAAGAGAGGTGAGAGCATGCCGATTCCTGCAACAAGACTTAAACCTAATAATAGAGCTTTTTTCATATCGCCTCCTTTCCGATGGGAAATTTCTCTATTCTACTATAACTTTATATAATATATATAAAATAAGAAAATTGTCAAGAGGGAAAAGGGGAAATGGTGAAACG comes from candidate division WOR-3 bacterium and encodes:
- a CDS encoding Omp28-related outer membrane protein — its product is MHISSSYPLYCAEAVQRMYTYPPPYYYNGSWYYATPWLWYDGDPHGSYTYSTWESKITSRMSQPSPVTVTMWGDYDPGTGTGTINAQFRNDSTATLNGRVLFVITEDSLYYAAPNGDYWHNHVARDYIPNQNGQSVSIAPGDSVTVTQSFTIQSGWDDSMCEIVTFIQNPTLASDSTKEVWQGGIVKVLDLIGIKEESSKTTTVQKISPVPNPCVNGTNFQFELPIGSHYEISIFDITGRLITKMTGTATGNRESIKWSLKDDTGSQVGAGVYFYRFDSQTLTTNGKIVVR